Proteins encoded by one window of Mercenaria mercenaria strain notata chromosome 4, MADL_Memer_1, whole genome shotgun sequence:
- the LOC123551300 gene encoding uncharacterized protein LOC123551300 — protein MKTGSGARIPLSTSLGTGVKVAVFWMVIAHTAISFDDRKLKVFCIRNFGITEYDITRINIGQKAEHKKSMAVHLMILFLITQTLVSGQEFEGGEGSFGGGDFGDRGGGFGGLGGGGGDFGDFGDRGGGFGGGDFGDFGDGIGGFGGGDFGDFGDGIGGFGGGDFGDFGDGIGGFGGLGGGGDFGDFGDFGEGFGGGEGFGEGFGDGEFGDGYGRSFGYPRLGYGRLFGYPRYYGGYMPYYLRRRGYYMPYRRSRGMHIGYHGGDYGMGKHGGKGKHRRPRKYRPRKYRPRKYRPRKYRPRKYRPRKYRPRKYRPRKYRPRKYRPSKYRPSKKSSVYHVG, from the exons GTAATAGCGCACACCGCCATTTCGTTTGACG ACAGAAAATTAAAAGTTTTCTGTATTCGAAATTTCGGGATAACTGAATATGACATTACAAGGATAAATATTGGacaaaag gCTGAACACAAAAAAAGTATGGCTGTGCATTTGATGATACTGTTTCTGATCACTCAAACGTTAGTCAGTGGTCAAGAATTTGAAGGGGGTGAAGGGAGCTTTGGTGGAGGGGACTTTGGAGACCGGGGAGGGGGCTTTGGAGGCTTGGGTGGAGGAGGAGGGGACTTTGGAGACTTTGGTGACCGGGGAGGGGGCTTTGGAGGAGGGGACTTTGGAGACTTTGGTGACGGGATAGGGGGCTTTGGAGGAGGGGACTTTGGAGACTTTGGTGACGGGATAGGGGGCTTTGGAGGAGGGGACTTTGGAGACTTTGGTGACGGGATAGGGGGCTTTGGAGGCTTGGGTGGAGGAGGGGACTTTGGGGACTTTGGTGACTTTGGTGAAGGATTTGGTGGAGGAGAGGGTTTTGGAGAGGGTTTTGGAGATGGTGAATTCGGAGATGGTTATGGAAGGTCATTTGGCTACCCTAGACTGGGTTATGGAAGATTATTTGGCTACCCCAGATATTATGGAG GTTACATGCCATACTACTTAAGAAGGCGGGGTTATTACATGCCGTATAGAAGGAGTCGTGGAATGCACATTGGCTATCATGGCGGCGACTATGGTATGGGGAAACATGGTGGGAAAGGTAAACACCGTCGACCTCGTAAATACCGACCACGCAAGTATCGACCACGCAAGTACCGACCACGCAAGTACCGTCCACGCAAGTATCGACCACGCAAGTATCGACCACGCAAGTACCGTCCACGCAAGTATCGTCCACGCAAGTATCGCCCGAGCAAGTATCGACCGAGTAAAAAATCTTCGGTCTATCATGTTGGCTAA